One Lysinibacillus sp. OF-1 DNA segment encodes these proteins:
- a CDS encoding DinB family protein codes for MRPRPLFIENPEHDRYVSLVPDGDIEEILNKQQAKTLTLLGSVSEELASKTYAPGKWTLKEVIGHMTDSERVMSYRILAIARNEIAPLPAMDQDQYVSAANFNKLSWEQLLAGLDTVRSNTLSLISTIDEAAWVRKGTVMNSPVSVGTIVYGIVGHELHHMKVISDKYL; via the coding sequence GTGCGTCCACGACCATTATTTATTGAAAATCCAGAGCATGATAGGTATGTTAGTCTTGTGCCAGATGGAGATATTGAAGAAATACTTAATAAGCAACAAGCTAAGACCCTTACCCTCTTAGGCAGCGTATCAGAGGAGTTAGCAAGTAAGACGTACGCACCAGGGAAATGGACTTTAAAAGAAGTGATTGGGCATATGACCGACTCGGAACGTGTGATGTCGTATCGAATACTTGCCATTGCACGAAATGAAATTGCACCACTCCCAGCAATGGATCAGGATCAATACGTTTCTGCGGCAAACTTCAACAAATTATCTTGGGAACAGTTACTAGCTGGTTTAGACACCGTACGCTCCAACACATTAAGCCTGATTTCAACTATTGATGAAGCTGCGTGGGTTCGTAAAGGAACTGTAATGAACAGTCCAGTTTCAGTAGGAACCATTGTATATGGCATTGTCGGGCACGAGTTACACCATATGAAAGTGATTAGCGATAAATACTTATAA
- a CDS encoding GrpB family protein has product MRLGLKRDEVRLEAHCDEWKKEFFRVKQDILNATPIQENRIEHIGSTAIKNIVAKPILDLVVGVDNIENVDKSIFQGLREAGFLKLKVERPNEIVLAKFNDDHYEEKTHFIHLVEYNKELWKNLIFFRNYLNSNETAREEYRELKMKFVEEKNGGINEYTDYKEQFVKGIYEKRK; this is encoded by the coding sequence ATGAGATTAGGGTTAAAACGAGATGAGGTAAGGTTAGAAGCACATTGTGATGAGTGGAAAAAAGAGTTTTTTAGGGTGAAACAGGATATTTTAAATGCAACGCCGATTCAAGAGAATAGAATTGAACACATTGGTAGCACAGCCATAAAGAATATCGTTGCCAAACCAATATTGGATTTAGTCGTTGGTGTTGATAATATTGAAAATGTTGATAAATCGATATTTCAAGGGCTAAGGGAAGCTGGTTTTTTAAAGCTCAAAGTGGAACGCCCTAATGAAATTGTGCTTGCGAAGTTTAATGATGATCATTATGAGGAAAAGACACACTTTATTCACTTAGTAGAATACAACAAAGAACTCTGGAAAAATTTAATCTTTTTTAGGAACTACTTAAATTCAAACGAAACAGCAAGGGAAGAGTACAGAGAACTGAAAATGAAATTTGTAGAAGAGAAAAATGGTGGGATCAATGAATACACAGATTATAAGGAACAATTCGTAAAAGGAATCTATGAGAAAAGGAAATAA
- a CDS encoding DUF2975 domain-containing protein — translation MNVKLSSTFFLKIIAFLIGIAVLAVCIYWLPQAALRDAKVRPGDYSIYPLLICAYGVCITFSVALYQAYKLLSYININNAFSELSLNSLQIIKKCALTIIFFILFLIVYLRVSAMFTGEDAAGPIALGLIGILVTAIIAAIIDVLQKPIKNILENM, via the coding sequence ATGAATGTTAAACTAAGTTCAACTTTTTTCTTAAAGATCATTGCTTTTCTTATTGGAATTGCGGTACTTGCTGTGTGTATCTATTGGTTACCTCAAGCAGCTTTACGAGATGCCAAAGTGCGTCCAGGAGATTACTCGATATATCCATTGTTAATATGTGCCTATGGAGTATGCATTACGTTTTCTGTTGCATTGTATCAAGCCTATAAACTATTGAGTTATATCAATATAAACAATGCTTTTTCTGAGCTATCCCTTAATTCCTTACAGATTATAAAAAAATGCGCTTTGACAATTATTTTCTTCATTTTGTTTTTAATAGTTTACTTAAGGGTTTCTGCTATGTTCACGGGTGAAGACGCAGCAGGTCCGATAGCACTTGGTCTAATAGGGATTTTAGTAACAGCTATCATCGCTGCCATTATAGACGTACTTCAAAAACCCATAAAAAATATCCTAGAAAATATGTAG
- a CDS encoding oxalate decarboxylase family bicupin, which yields MDNLPPGYFQVPQPIRNDGAGGVDKGPRDIMRDLENPDMLVPPTTDAGLIPNLRFSFSDTHMTLNQGGWSREITVRELPIATTLAGVNMSLTPGGVRELHWHQQAEWSYMLLGHARITAVDQNGCNFIADVGPGDLWYFPPGIPHSIQGLEDGCEFLLVFDDGNFSDLNTLSISDWFAHTPKDVLSANFGVPISAFDHIPNEQVYIYQDQVPGPINSQKVESPYGQVPQTFKHRLLAQPPLKTPGGSVRIVDSTNFPISQNIAAALVEIEPGAMRELHWHPNNDEWQYYLQGKGRMTVFTGNGTARTFDYRAGDVGYVPFATGHYVENTGTEPLWFLEMFKSDRFQDVSLNQWMALTPTELVQSNLQVGPELLQALRKEKWPVVKYPGFSYYPK from the coding sequence TTGGACAATTTGCCGCCGGGTTATTTTCAAGTGCCTCAGCCTATTCGGAATGATGGAGCTGGAGGGGTGGATAAGGGGCCACGCGATATTATGAGGGATTTAGAAAATCCGGATATGCTGGTGCCACCAACGACAGATGCGGGTTTGATCCCTAACCTACGATTCTCGTTTTCAGACACGCATATGACATTAAATCAAGGTGGGTGGTCACGGGAAATTACGGTTCGTGAATTACCGATTGCTACGACATTGGCGGGTGTAAATATGAGCTTGACACCGGGAGGCGTGCGCGAACTGCATTGGCATCAGCAGGCGGAGTGGTCTTATATGCTACTCGGTCATGCTCGGATTACGGCAGTCGATCAAAATGGCTGTAATTTTATTGCCGATGTAGGACCAGGTGATTTATGGTATTTTCCACCTGGCATTCCTCATTCAATTCAGGGGTTAGAGGATGGCTGTGAATTTTTATTAGTGTTTGATGATGGCAATTTCTCAGATCTGAATACATTGTCGATTTCAGATTGGTTTGCGCATACCCCGAAGGATGTGCTATCTGCCAATTTTGGGGTTCCAATTAGTGCTTTTGATCATATTCCGAATGAGCAAGTGTATATTTATCAGGATCAGGTTCCTGGTCCCATCAATTCACAAAAAGTGGAGTCTCCTTATGGGCAGGTTCCACAAACTTTTAAGCATCGCTTATTAGCACAGCCACCACTGAAAACACCAGGTGGCAGTGTGCGTATTGTGGATTCAACTAATTTTCCGATTTCTCAAAATATCGCAGCGGCACTGGTAGAAATTGAGCCTGGGGCGATGCGCGAATTACATTGGCATCCGAACAACGATGAATGGCAATATTATCTACAAGGAAAAGGGCGAATGACTGTTTTCACAGGGAATGGAACAGCACGAACATTTGATTATCGTGCAGGTGATGTTGGGTATGTGCCGTTTGCGACGGGGCATTACGTTGAAAATACTGGCACAGAGCCATTATGGTTTTTAGAAATGTTTAAAAGTGACCGATTCCAGGATGTATCTTTGAATCAATGGATGGCCTTAACGCCAACAGAATTGGTGCAAAGTAATTTGCAGGTTGGCCCTGAGTTGCTACAGGCTCTTAGAAAGGAAAAATGGCCAGTGGTGAAGTACCCTGGTTTTTCGTATTATCCAAAATAA
- a CDS encoding aminotransferase-like domain-containing protein: MNWQPNRQRDTSLQQQIVQWITALVERGDWVAGTKLPTQRQLAMQFGVNRSTVQQALEELKAIGLLESKVGSGVYVTHNSWHALIQQTQPNWQTYIETSIHKPNYHTIQLINEYEQREDVIRLGTGELAPSLLPIEAIEASLRELSFQPKALGYSSPQGNDHLRAAICDYVRKRGIVAEPQQVCIVSGALQALQLIAVGLLEQGSIVFQEPTSYLNSVHPFQSVGMQMVSIHRDEQLAQTLSQRKRKKQAVFYAIPTLHNPTGQVWTSLEKKQLYEACQASRIPIIEDDVYHELLFEATSPPIKAMDSSGQVLYIGSVSKTLSPGLRIGWLIGPTTVIERLADIKMQTDYGSSAISQEIVLHWLQSGKYESHLASLRQHLQDRAHFTEQILQGKFKDIATWSKPKGGFYIWLKFHEPLIDKEFFMKLLQQQVLINPGYIYDPQDHHHIRLSYAYATYDELQEGLQILHKCVVEALLQ; encoded by the coding sequence ATGAACTGGCAGCCAAATAGACAAAGAGATACCTCATTACAACAGCAAATTGTGCAATGGATAACAGCACTGGTGGAACGAGGAGACTGGGTAGCAGGAACAAAACTGCCCACCCAAAGACAGTTAGCCATGCAGTTTGGCGTCAATCGTAGCACGGTTCAACAGGCTTTAGAGGAATTAAAAGCAATAGGTCTCCTTGAATCAAAGGTAGGCTCTGGGGTTTACGTTACGCATAATTCATGGCATGCATTAATTCAACAAACACAGCCGAATTGGCAAACCTATATCGAAACAAGTATCCATAAGCCAAACTATCACACTATCCAATTAATTAATGAATACGAGCAGCGTGAGGATGTCATTCGTTTAGGAACGGGTGAGCTAGCACCAAGCTTATTGCCCATAGAGGCCATAGAAGCTTCACTAAGGGAGCTATCTTTTCAGCCCAAAGCATTGGGCTATTCCTCACCACAGGGTAATGATCACCTTCGTGCAGCTATCTGTGACTATGTACGAAAAAGAGGCATCGTTGCTGAGCCTCAACAGGTCTGCATTGTCTCAGGTGCACTTCAGGCATTGCAGTTAATTGCCGTTGGTTTACTAGAACAAGGGTCTATTGTATTTCAGGAGCCAACCTCCTATTTAAATTCTGTCCATCCATTTCAATCAGTAGGGATGCAAATGGTGAGCATTCACCGCGATGAACAGCTTGCCCAAACATTGTCTCAAAGGAAACGGAAAAAACAAGCCGTATTTTACGCTATCCCAACTTTACATAATCCAACGGGCCAAGTATGGACATCTCTGGAAAAAAAGCAGCTCTATGAAGCCTGTCAGGCATCACGTATTCCAATTATTGAGGATGATGTCTATCATGAATTACTTTTTGAAGCGACCTCTCCTCCTATTAAAGCAATGGATAGCAGCGGACAAGTCCTTTATATTGGGAGTGTCTCCAAAACCTTAAGCCCTGGGCTACGCATTGGCTGGCTTATTGGTCCAACCACCGTCATCGAACGATTAGCCGATATAAAAATGCAAACGGACTATGGCTCAAGTGCTATCTCACAAGAAATTGTCCTACATTGGCTACAATCAGGAAAATATGAATCGCATCTTGCATCTTTACGTCAGCACTTGCAGGATCGAGCCCATTTCACTGAGCAAATTTTACAGGGAAAATTTAAAGACATTGCTACTTGGAGCAAACCAAAGGGAGGCTTTTATATTTGGCTCAAGTTTCATGAGCCACTTATAGACAAAGAATTCTTTATGAAGCTATTGCAGCAACAAGTATTAATCAATCCTGGCTATATTTATGACCCACAAGATCATCATCATATTCGTCTATCTTATGCCTATGCAACATATGACGAATTGCAGGAAGGCCTCCAAATCTTGCATAAATGTGTAGTGGAGGCTTTGCTACAGTGA
- a CDS encoding LysE/ArgO family amino acid transporter: MEAFLHGIILAFGLILPLGVQNVFVFSQGATQPNLLRALPASVTAALCDTMLIVLAVFGLSLIVLQFEWLRIALMTVGIVFLLYMGYTIWRSNPSTTEKSEPLPIKKQILFALSVSLLNPHAILDTIGVIGTSALKYSGTEQMIFTVACVLISWLWFFGLTLTGASFKKLDSSGKLMGILNKCSAIFIWATACYLASGLL; the protein is encoded by the coding sequence TTGGAAGCTTTTCTTCATGGCATCATTTTAGCATTTGGACTCATTTTACCTTTAGGTGTACAAAATGTTTTTGTTTTTTCTCAAGGTGCTACACAACCCAATTTATTACGCGCCCTGCCAGCAAGTGTAACAGCTGCCCTCTGTGATACAATGCTAATTGTGCTTGCGGTATTCGGACTATCCTTAATTGTTTTACAATTTGAGTGGCTACGTATCGCTTTAATGACTGTTGGTATTGTTTTTTTACTTTATATGGGCTATACCATCTGGCGCTCAAATCCGAGCACTACAGAAAAAAGTGAACCACTGCCCATAAAAAAACAAATTCTCTTTGCCCTCTCTGTGTCGTTACTTAATCCACATGCCATATTAGATACAATCGGCGTCATTGGTACGAGCGCATTAAAATATAGTGGTACAGAGCAAATGATTTTCACGGTAGCCTGCGTGCTAATTTCTTGGCTATGGTTTTTCGGTCTCACGTTGACTGGTGCCTCGTTCAAAAAACTCGATAGCTCTGGTAAGTTGATGGGCATCTTGAATAAATGCTCAGCCATCTTTATTTGGGCAACAGCGTGTTATCTCGCAAGTGGCTTACTGTAG
- the ileS gene encoding isoleucine--tRNA ligase: MQEEQKKETVVERETRIRALWAQEGTLAKSINNRAGQQPFVFYEGPPTANGLPHVGHAFGRTIKDVVARYKTMQGYLVERKAGWDTHGLPVELGVEKALGISGKQEIENYGVERFIQACKKSVFTYEQKWRTFTEQLGYWLDMDNPYLTLSNDYIESVWHILSHVHKEQLLYKGHRVSPYCPSCQTSLSSHEVAQGYKDVKDLSVTAMFKLRDRDEYFLGWTTTPWTLPANVALAMNPSLQYVRVKHENNIYILAKSLVEKVFTEPIEVLSEHDGQEFAGVSYQPPFSYVTVEKGQVVVMADYVTEHSGTGIVHIAPAYGEDDYKTVQYHGLSFVNVVDLKGCYTEAVSELVGRFVKDCDVDIIKMLAAKKLLFAKEKYEHSYPHCWRCDSPLLYYATDSWFIKMSALKEQLLQNNQQVTWYPGHIKDGRFGNFLENLVDWNISRNRYWGTPLNVWVCRECAHEVAPSSVAALRKLAKGAFDENLELHKPFIDDIVCTCPVCQGDMKRTPEVIDVWFDSGSMPFAQQHYPFEDVTTFRQQFPADVVIEGIDQTRGFFYSLLAVSTLFTGKPPYKNVLSLGHVLDEHGQKMSKSKGNALEPVELIEQYGADALRWAFLVDSSPWNPKRFSKKIILDAKSKLVDTLDNTFKFYAMYAHIDGFTYDATNKGSRSPLDHWILSRLHHTIQLVTTFMDDYQFTQATREIAQLVEELSNWYIRRSRARFWANGLTADKRGAFSTLYEVLTSICQLVAPFTPFIAEDIYRQLCGKSVHLENYPACDEQLVDVKLEQEMAMVLTVVELGRSIRNSQGMKVKQPLSELIVAVKGDLMDFQVYSELIQDELNIKACRWAHDFSAYESIQYKLNFKTAGAAFGAKVNQVKEYVMALTNEEKQKLQHNGSVNFEMEGQQLTLLAAHVVAEAVVKEYYRLAEDSTCRVLMNVQLTESLLQEGQMRELIRTIQDARKKWQLPVAQYVSIAFNGSTKVLSIIRQHEAILQANVLVKAIHYGEAWSKAKSVETTLFNEQLTVFVSL, encoded by the coding sequence ATGCAGGAAGAACAAAAGAAGGAAACAGTGGTTGAACGAGAAACAAGGATTCGTGCGTTGTGGGCGCAAGAAGGAACCTTGGCAAAGTCCATCAACAATCGTGCTGGACAGCAGCCCTTTGTATTTTACGAGGGACCGCCAACAGCGAATGGTTTACCACATGTTGGTCATGCTTTTGGCAGAACAATTAAAGATGTTGTGGCACGCTATAAAACGATGCAAGGCTATCTCGTTGAACGAAAAGCAGGCTGGGATACACATGGATTGCCTGTGGAATTAGGAGTAGAAAAGGCATTAGGCATCTCTGGGAAGCAGGAAATTGAGAATTACGGGGTAGAGCGATTTATTCAGGCATGTAAAAAGAGCGTTTTTACCTATGAGCAAAAATGGCGTACCTTTACCGAGCAGCTTGGCTACTGGCTTGATATGGATAATCCTTATCTGACACTAAGCAATGATTATATCGAATCTGTGTGGCATATTTTAAGCCATGTACACAAGGAACAACTTTTATATAAAGGGCATCGTGTTTCACCTTATTGCCCTAGCTGCCAAACATCCTTAAGTTCACATGAGGTAGCACAGGGGTATAAGGATGTCAAAGACTTATCCGTTACAGCGATGTTTAAGCTTCGGGATCGCGACGAATATTTCTTAGGCTGGACAACGACGCCTTGGACATTACCTGCTAATGTAGCCTTGGCTATGAATCCATCTCTTCAATATGTACGTGTAAAGCATGAGAATAACATATACATCCTCGCTAAATCACTGGTAGAAAAGGTTTTTACAGAGCCTATCGAAGTACTAAGTGAGCATGATGGGCAAGAGTTTGCGGGTGTTTCCTATCAACCACCATTTTCTTATGTAACGGTCGAAAAAGGGCAAGTTGTCGTTATGGCGGATTACGTGACGGAGCATAGTGGAACAGGAATTGTGCACATTGCTCCAGCCTATGGAGAGGACGATTATAAAACAGTACAGTACCATGGTTTGTCCTTTGTCAATGTAGTTGATTTAAAAGGCTGTTATACAGAAGCTGTGTCTGAGCTTGTCGGACGCTTTGTAAAAGATTGTGATGTTGATATCATTAAAATGCTAGCGGCAAAAAAACTTCTATTTGCTAAAGAGAAATATGAGCATAGCTACCCACATTGCTGGCGCTGTGATTCACCTTTGCTGTACTACGCAACAGATAGCTGGTTTATCAAGATGTCAGCATTAAAGGAGCAGCTTTTACAAAATAATCAGCAAGTGACATGGTATCCAGGTCATATTAAGGACGGTCGATTTGGCAACTTCCTAGAAAATTTAGTGGATTGGAATATTAGCCGTAATCGTTACTGGGGTACACCATTGAATGTCTGGGTTTGTCGGGAGTGTGCTCATGAGGTGGCTCCAAGTAGTGTTGCAGCATTAAGAAAATTAGCTAAAGGGGCTTTCGATGAAAATTTAGAGCTTCATAAACCATTTATTGATGACATTGTCTGTACATGTCCTGTCTGTCAAGGAGACATGAAGCGGACGCCAGAAGTTATTGATGTTTGGTTTGACAGTGGCTCGATGCCATTTGCCCAGCAGCATTATCCTTTTGAAGATGTCACGACTTTTCGTCAGCAGTTCCCTGCAGATGTCGTCATTGAGGGAATCGACCAAACAAGAGGCTTTTTCTATAGCTTATTAGCGGTATCGACGTTATTTACAGGCAAGCCACCTTATAAAAATGTTCTATCGTTAGGGCATGTCTTAGATGAGCATGGGCAGAAGATGTCAAAAAGTAAAGGTAATGCTTTAGAGCCTGTTGAATTAATCGAGCAATATGGAGCGGATGCTTTACGGTGGGCATTTTTAGTCGACAGCTCCCCTTGGAATCCGAAGCGTTTTTCTAAGAAAATTATCTTAGATGCGAAATCGAAACTAGTGGATACACTTGACAATACGTTTAAATTTTATGCAATGTATGCCCATATCGATGGCTTTACGTATGATGCTACAAATAAAGGGAGTCGATCACCTCTAGATCATTGGATTTTGTCTCGTCTCCATCACACTATCCAACTTGTCACAACGTTCATGGATGATTATCAATTTACACAGGCTACACGAGAAATTGCTCAGTTGGTAGAGGAGTTAAGCAATTGGTATATTCGCCGTTCACGAGCTAGATTTTGGGCAAATGGACTGACAGCAGATAAACGAGGTGCATTTAGTACGCTTTATGAAGTGCTTACATCTATTTGTCAATTGGTAGCACCGTTTACGCCATTTATTGCTGAAGACATCTACCGTCAATTATGTGGGAAAAGTGTTCATCTGGAGAACTACCCAGCATGTGACGAACAATTAGTGGATGTCAAGCTTGAACAAGAAATGGCAATGGTTTTAACAGTAGTGGAACTTGGACGCAGCATTCGCAATAGTCAGGGAATGAAGGTTAAGCAACCTTTAAGTGAACTCATTGTTGCCGTAAAAGGAGACCTGATGGATTTTCAAGTCTATAGTGAGCTCATTCAAGATGAGTTAAACATCAAAGCCTGTAGGTGGGCGCATGATTTTTCAGCCTATGAAAGCATCCAATATAAGCTGAATTTTAAAACTGCTGGAGCTGCATTTGGTGCAAAGGTTAATCAAGTAAAAGAATATGTGATGGCATTAACGAATGAAGAAAAGCAAAAGCTCCAGCATAATGGTTCGGTTAATTTTGAGATGGAAGGGCAACAGCTAACATTATTAGCAGCCCATGTTGTTGCTGAAGCGGTTGTGAAGGAGTATTATAGGTTAGCTGAGGATAGCACATGTCGTGTATTGATGAATGTTCAACTAACAGAAAGCTTGCTACAAGAAGGGCAAATGCGAGAATTAATTCGCACAATTCAAGACGCAAGGAAAAAATGGCAGCTACCAGTGGCCCAATATGTGTCGATTGCCTTTAACGGTAGTACAAAGGTACTTTCTATCATCCGACAGCATGAAGCAATATTACAAGCGAATGTATTAGTCAAGGCTATTCATTATGGTGAAGCGTGGTCTAAAGCGAAATCCGTTGAAACAACATTGTTTAATGAACAGCTCACGGTATTTGTCTCACTCTAA
- a CDS encoding DUF2785 domain-containing protein: MAHVSDAIDELVKNPKMNGSAYVAMLHALWFFYLQPAYVFIHDEEERLLVLIFAMLEK; the protein is encoded by the coding sequence GTGGCACATGTATCGGATGCTATTGATGAACTAGTGAAAAATCCTAAAATGAATGGATCAGCCTATGTCGCTATGTTACATGCACTTTGGTTTTTCTATTTACAACCTGCTTATGTATTTATTCATGATGAGGAGGAAAGGTTGTTAGTCCTGATTTTCGCTATGTTGGAAAAATGA
- a CDS encoding Lrp/AsnC family transcriptional regulator: protein MDQIDIQILQQLQHNAKISMKELAAIVHLSSPAVIERVKKLEEQGVIEGYHARVNLKKMERTIEAIILFKSIDCKSLSAFCKAHPDVLACYRVAGEISYIVKLATYSVETLEQFIDAAMPYGTPSTNIVLSSTEKKVISPFADNDLE from the coding sequence ATGGATCAAATTGATATACAAATATTACAGCAATTACAGCACAATGCAAAAATCTCGATGAAGGAATTAGCAGCAATTGTTCATTTATCTTCTCCCGCTGTTATTGAACGGGTCAAAAAGCTGGAGGAACAAGGTGTGATTGAAGGGTATCATGCAAGGGTGAATTTGAAAAAGATGGAGCGCACTATTGAGGCCATTATTTTATTTAAATCCATTGATTGTAAAAGCCTCTCTGCATTTTGTAAGGCTCATCCTGATGTCTTGGCGTGCTATCGAGTGGCGGGGGAAATTAGCTATATTGTCAAACTAGCGACTTATTCAGTAGAAACATTAGAGCAGTTTATTGATGCAGCTATGCCCTATGGTACACCTTCTACCAATATCGTGTTATCTTCAACGGAAAAAAAGGTTATTAGCCCGTTTGCTGACAATGATTTAGAATAA
- a CDS encoding DJ-1/PfpI family protein: MKKILLLLANGFEAVEASVFTDVLGWNKWEGDESTEVITVGLHKQLQCTWNFSVIPEKLLHEIDLKDFDALAIPGGFEEAGFYEDAFSEEFQTVVRHFDEQKKPIATICVASLILGHSGILQNKKATTYNHPTSKRLEQLQSYGANVANERIVYTEHIITSSNPGTAFDVAFGLLEMLTSPDNTLKVKDLMGFK; the protein is encoded by the coding sequence ATGAAAAAAATATTATTACTTTTAGCAAATGGCTTCGAGGCCGTGGAAGCCAGTGTTTTTACAGATGTGCTTGGCTGGAATAAATGGGAAGGCGATGAATCAACAGAAGTCATTACAGTCGGGTTACATAAACAATTGCAATGTACATGGAATTTTAGCGTCATTCCTGAAAAATTGCTGCATGAAATTGATTTAAAGGATTTTGATGCTTTAGCAATCCCAGGGGGCTTTGAGGAAGCAGGCTTTTACGAAGATGCCTTTAGCGAGGAATTTCAAACAGTTGTGCGTCATTTTGATGAACAGAAAAAGCCTATTGCAACAATCTGTGTAGCCTCCCTAATATTAGGGCATAGCGGTATTCTACAAAATAAGAAGGCGACAACTTATAATCATCCAACAAGTAAACGATTAGAGCAGCTTCAATCCTATGGTGCAAATGTTGCTAATGAACGAATTGTCTACACAGAGCACATTATTACATCTTCGAACCCAGGCACTGCATTCGATGTCGCATTTGGCTTACTTGAAATGCTAACATCACCTGATAATACATTGAAAGTAAAGGATTTAATGGGCTTTAAATAA
- a CDS encoding S-layer homology domain-containing protein produces MTKKKHKLYTAATAAMAVTAVAVVPVSAASPFSDVSEDHAYFNGISTLHAADIIHGFPDGTFKPSQDVTRGQAAKMIASAFQLTTTDLTVENPNFKDVDSSSPYYKAIVTLVNLGVVQGYEDDTFRPDDTITRGQMAIMVAEAAGLTAKGKSPFTDVQQNSPFADAVTALYEAGVAKGVSATEFGVDKNVTRGQLATFIVNALDLPVDTQPIPEEKGEDPKEEQVKEEQSTTTKNSALLEEVFTKTVAKQKEVKSMKATMTISQSVEANDGKETMKMDSKGNMKMEIVTEPMQFFADGTMSLTDPTSGEAINLPIKMYMTAKDGMYMYEAEQKAWIKFPKQLFEDVLSQTGIQPDATEQLEMLQAFAEDFTLVETANRYELTLKGAGDKFTELVKQQLGAMNLGTDADLEAQLGNMSFDSLTYKLLINKETFDVEEIAMDMTLKMKVEGNSIKTRQQTTIKYHDFNAVTTITIPKDVLDNAKEMDFNTSETAPLEK; encoded by the coding sequence ATGACAAAGAAAAAACATAAGCTTTATACGGCGGCAACAGCTGCAATGGCGGTTACAGCTGTTGCAGTAGTACCTGTTTCGGCTGCTAGTCCATTTTCAGATGTGAGCGAAGATCATGCATATTTTAACGGTATTTCCACATTACATGCAGCAGATATTATTCATGGTTTTCCAGATGGTACATTTAAGCCCTCACAGGACGTAACACGTGGACAGGCGGCAAAGATGATAGCAAGTGCTTTTCAATTAACAACAACGGATTTGACTGTAGAAAATCCGAATTTCAAGGATGTTGACTCATCTAGCCCATACTATAAGGCGATAGTTACACTAGTAAATCTTGGGGTTGTACAAGGCTATGAGGATGATACATTCCGTCCAGATGACACGATTACACGTGGTCAAATGGCGATAATGGTAGCAGAGGCAGCAGGTTTAACAGCGAAAGGCAAAAGCCCATTTACTGATGTACAGCAAAATAGTCCATTTGCAGATGCAGTAACAGCACTGTATGAGGCAGGCGTTGCGAAGGGGGTTTCTGCCACAGAATTTGGTGTAGATAAAAATGTTACGCGTGGTCAGTTAGCAACATTTATCGTCAACGCATTAGACTTACCTGTGGATACACAGCCTATACCGGAAGAAAAAGGGGAAGACCCTAAAGAGGAGCAGGTAAAGGAAGAACAGTCTACTACAACAAAAAATAGTGCTTTGTTAGAGGAAGTATTTACTAAAACAGTAGCCAAGCAAAAAGAGGTAAAAAGCATGAAGGCTACCATGACCATCTCTCAGTCAGTGGAGGCAAACGATGGCAAGGAAACCATGAAAATGGATTCTAAAGGCAACATGAAGATGGAAATTGTTACAGAGCCGATGCAATTCTTTGCTGATGGTACAATGTCGCTAACAGATCCAACAAGTGGTGAAGCGATTAATTTGCCGATTAAAATGTATATGACGGCTAAAGATGGTATGTATATGTATGAGGCAGAGCAAAAGGCTTGGATAAAGTTCCCGAAACAATTATTTGAGGATGTACTTAGCCAAACAGGGATACAGCCAGATGCAACGGAACAATTGGAGATGCTACAAGCATTTGCTGAAGATTTCACATTAGTTGAAACAGCAAACCGTTATGAATTAACACTAAAGGGTGCTGGGGATAAATTCACAGAGCTAGTGAAGCAGCAGCTTGGCGCAATGAATTTAGGAACGGATGCTGATCTAGAGGCACAATTAGGTAACATGTCCTTTGATAGTCTCACATATAAATTATTGATTAATAAAGAAACATTTGATGTAGAAGAAATTGCTATGGATATGACCTTAAAGATGAAAGTGGAAGGCAATTCGATCAAAACAAGACAGCAAACTACAATTAAATATCATGATTTCAATGCGGTAACAACGATTACGATTCCAAAAGATGTGCTAGACAACGCGAAGGAAATGGATTTTAACACATCAGAAACAGCACCATTAGAAAAATAA